The following is a genomic window from Effusibacillus lacus.
CCCGCACCAACAGGGAACGTTTGTTTTTTGGTTTTGTGGCGCTGGTCACTCTGGCCTCTCTGGTCTTCACCAACACCCGGGGGGCGCAGTTGGCCCTTTTTGTCGCGTTGGTGATCACGTCCCTTCTGTTTGACCGCCGGCTGTTTATCCTTGTGATTGTGGCCGGGGTTGCGGCGATGTTTGTGCCGCAGATCCAGAGCCGCTTCCTGCAGCTGTTCGACCCGCTGTACTGGATGAAGGCTGCCAAGGACGGTCGGATCTACCGCTGGTTAACCGCTTATGACGTGATGCGGTACAACCCTTTTTTTGGCGCGGGGATGGGGCATTTCGGCGGCGCGGTGGCGGACCGTCATTTCGGCACGAAGTATGTGGACAGCTATTACTTTAAAACCATGGCCGAGATGGGACTGGTCGGCCTGTTGGCGATGCTGGCCCTGTTTGGCACGATTGTGCGGGATTTGTACCGGCGGATTTTCAAGCCGCTGCGGGCGCGTCAGGATTGGCCGCTGCTGCTTGGCCTGTTTACCTCCATTCTTGCGGTTTTGGTGCAGAATGCGGTGGAGAACGTGTTTGAGGTGCCGGCGATGAACTTTCTGTTCTGGTTTATCGTGACCCTGACCGTGATTTTATCGGGCAAAAAGGAGGAAACAGCCGAATGAGAAATCTTTTGCTGGTTGCGTTGTACTCCATTTTCCTGGTGGCTCTTTATCAAATTGTCGTGATTCCGCTGATGCTGGATCTGTCTTATATCGGATTGCTGATTTTGGCGGCGGCCACGGCCCTCGGGTTCTTTGCGATTCCCCGTCCGCATCGCCGGACGTTTGCGGTGTTGTCCCTGCTGATCCTGCTTGTCAGCGGCGGAATCCTGAATATCTACTCGGACGGACTTGGCTGGCGTTTTCTTGAGTTTCCGCTGATGTTCCTGATTCTCGGCTGGATCGCCTCTTCCTTCGGGAAGATCAAATGGCGCTATACGCTGACGGTGGTGCTGGTGCTGTCGGTGACGCAAGTTGTGATTCCCCTGTCGGAAATGCCTTTTTACGGGAAGTTTCGGGTGGCGTACAAGAGTGAGGGGTTGGACCGCCGGCCGATTTTCCCCGTGTATCCGGTGGCTGCCAATGGTACTGACATCCTAACGCTGGGCGATTTGCGGAAGCTGACCACTGACGAGATCAAAGCGGCCGACCCGAAGGGGAAGAAGGACCCGCAGGCGGCAGCCGAACTGTCGAAGAAGCAGTTGGAACACGTGGATGTGCTCCGTTTCTTGACAGACGGCGGGTATACCAAACGGACCGCGACGAAGATGGAAATGGCGCAGCTGCCCTTTACTTCCTTCGGATTGGCGGGGTTCCCCTACTATTCCTCCAGTTGGTCTGTGGAGAAAGAGAAGCACAAGGGTTCCGGCGTTACGACGGAACAAGAGGTTGTGAAACAGCACTTCGCTCCGGTGGACGATCCGAAGGATGTGCTTCTGAGCTTCTTGAACCCGTTGTCAGTGACAGCCGCCATGGATGAGCGGGCGGGTCGGGCTTTGACCGAATCCCGGAAAAATTGGGAGAGTGCGGTCGGCAAAACCAGTGCTCCCCAGTATCCGGGTGCTGCCGTGGTGGGGGTTGGGAAGTTTCTTCCGGGTGGCGGAAAGCAAGTGGTGTTGCTTCGCAACAATGAGCTGCAGTTGGTGGAGGAACCGGCGGCTGGCAGCGTCATCCGCTCGGAGACTCCGATAGCTGTATATAAAGGAACCTGGGAGCAGCCCATCATCAACAATCTGGCGATCGGTGATATTGATGGTGACGGGCTGGACGAGCTGCTGATCAACGGATATGAGCAGGACAAATCCATGGTCTGGTCGCAGCCGAATCCGGCACGGATTCTGAAGGTGAAGGCGGATGGGACCGGCTCGGGTACGGGCTCTGCCTCGGGTTCTGGCACGCCCCCGACCGGTCAAGATTCGAACTCGTCCGGTCAAGGTGCGTTTTCGGGTGCTCAGGCTTCACACCAGGCCCCGGCCTTCGAGGTGATTTGGGAGAGCGGCAAAGATTCCTTCCGCTTTGAGTTTGTTCAGCAGCGGGATGGGCAGAAGCCTTTGATCGTGACCCAGGACCCGAGTCTTGTGCGGGATGTGCCAACCCGCTATCTGACCGGATATACCTGGGAGAACGGGGAGCTTGTGCGGGAGTGGCGCGTCTTCAAGTCGAACCTGCTGTTCCCGTTTGAACTGGACAAGGACACTTGGGTGGCCGGGTATTGGGGCGAACCGCACCTGTACGTGTTGAAGCCGACCTCCCTGCCTGTTATGAGCATGCTTGCGGCTGTCTACGGACTTCTGGTGCTCGGCGGATACGGCTATCAATTGATGCAAAGAAGGGGGCAGCGTCATGCGTAAATTATTTCCGGCCTGGGTCCATCCTTTGACCCTTTCCCTGGCCCTCTCCCTGGCCCTCCTGGTTGGAGGTTGCAGCCCGCAGATCACCGCTCCTGACTCCAGGGATGTTCAAGTGGAGCAGAAGGAGAAGCAGCTTGATCCGGATGGCTGGAACAAGATCCTGGAAGCGGTGGAAGCGAGCAAAAAAGTAACGAAGTTTGAGATCAACGGAAAACTGGAAACCCGGGAACAGAACCGGACCCACCTGGCCACCGTCTACGGATATGTGAACCTGCCGGACCGGATTGATGTGTCGCAGAAGATCGACGGACGCTCCTATTATCTGTATCAGGATGCCGATTCTTCCTACTTCCGGGAGGAAGGTGTGTGGCGGAAGATTGATCGGGTCAAGCTGCCTGACACCTGGGGAGGATTGGAGCGTCTCGGAAAGCTGCAGCCCCCAACGGTCTACCGGTTCGGGGACATCTCCATTCTGACCCACAACGACACGGAGCTCTACCAGTTTGAGGCGGACGCGGTGGAATTGGCCGGGCTTCCAGCTTCCC
Proteins encoded in this region:
- a CDS encoding O-antigen ligase family protein, which codes for MLTNRFQSVNIFKFPSLIIDKLKLWSLVALAFFPLVDFLLRKIPFVGSIVGSVWDELIVVALATLAFGRFLMGARFEQLPYHQMLKAFILLGIAYLAVSLNSFGVDSEGFRAIYWYTFLAFILPYHVDRDLAAKLIRYVLYAGLIIGLHGVYQYVTKAPMPPGWVDAGETVRTRVYSVFGSPNIMGTYMIIIFPIAAGMAWASRTNRERLFFGFVALVTLASLVFTNTRGAQLALFVALVITSLLFDRRLFILVIVAGVAAMFVPQIQSRFLQLFDPLYWMKAAKDGRIYRWLTAYDVMRYNPFFGAGMGHFGGAVADRHFGTKYVDSYYFKTMAEMGLVGLLAMLALFGTIVRDLYRRIFKPLRARQDWPLLLGLFTSILAVLVQNAVENVFEVPAMNFLFWFIVTLTVILSGKKEETAE